A region of Candidatus Stygibacter australis DNA encodes the following proteins:
- a CDS encoding AAA family ATPase: MRRNYPFSALVGQEELFLGLLLNVINPELGGLLIKGVKGSGKSTAVHGLSDVIPDIEILKDCEFNCNPDKQEEWCKSCQVKYAGKEKQVINQQARTMSVPLSVTEDRLLGTIDIERLLQKGEKHFIPGILVQAHRQILYIDEVNLLPDHIVDDILDVAAMGWNRVEREGFSVEHPAKFLLIGTMNPEEGELRPQILDRFPLSVELKSVEDGRLRKEIIQRNLAFERDAAGFIDSFITETEGLRNQVEAARAILEKVQVNPVFYDLIVKLGSEFKLDGHRADIIIIKTARTQAALEMRGEVEFRHIRQAAHLALGHRTREGGLSKPLTTEEIDEFFDRHKEWQTKGQGKIERNVVDKNIRLFTDSGLVQYEKK, encoded by the coding sequence ATGCGAAGAAATTATCCTTTTAGTGCACTGGTAGGTCAGGAAGAGTTATTTCTGGGGCTTTTATTGAATGTGATCAATCCTGAATTAGGTGGGCTCTTGATCAAAGGAGTGAAAGGTTCCGGTAAAAGTACTGCAGTTCATGGATTAAGTGATGTTATTCCAGACATCGAGATACTTAAGGACTGCGAATTTAACTGCAATCCCGATAAACAGGAAGAGTGGTGTAAAAGTTGTCAGGTGAAATATGCTGGAAAAGAGAAACAGGTAATAAACCAGCAGGCGAGAACTATGTCCGTTCCTTTGAGTGTCACGGAAGACAGGCTGCTGGGAACGATAGATATTGAGCGGTTACTTCAGAAGGGGGAGAAGCATTTTATCCCGGGAATTCTGGTGCAGGCGCATCGTCAGATATTATATATAGATGAAGTGAATCTGCTGCCAGATCATATAGTAGATGATATTCTGGATGTGGCAGCAATGGGCTGGAACCGGGTAGAGCGGGAAGGATTTTCTGTGGAGCATCCAGCGAAATTTTTATTGATAGGTACTATGAATCCGGAAGAGGGAGAATTACGTCCCCAGATTTTAGATCGCTTTCCGCTTTCTGTGGAACTGAAATCAGTGGAGGACGGCAGGTTGCGGAAGGAGATCATTCAGCGGAATCTGGCATTTGAGCGTGATGCAGCAGGATTTATTGACAGTTTTATAACTGAAACAGAAGGTTTACGCAACCAGGTAGAAGCAGCCAGGGCAATACTTGAAAAAGTTCAGGTAAACCCAGTGTTTTACGATCTGATAGTAAAACTTGGCAGTGAATTTAAACTGGATGGACACAGAGCAGATATTATAATAATCAAAACAGCCAGAACCCAGGCAGCCCTGGAAATGAGAGGGGAAGTAGAATTCCGTCATATTCGTCAGGCTGCTCATCTCGCTCTGGGACATAGAACTCGTGAAGGTGGATTGAGTAAGCCATTAACAACAGAGGAAATCGATGAGTTCTTTGATCGTCATAAGGAATGGCAGACTAAAGGACAAGGGAAAATTGAACGCAATGTTGTAGATAAAAACATCAGACTTTTTACAGATAGTGGATTGGTGCAATACGAAAAAAAATGA